ctctgggtgctggggtggggggagccgcGGCGCGGCGGGGGCGCCGGGCGGGAGCGGGCTCCTGACCCCTTGCCCCGAGCCGGGCCAGGCACCGGGACGCCGGGGTCCCCGGCGGAGAGCGCTTTGCATAAACAGATGGCGCGGGCGTCTTTGTCTCGCTCGTTCGCTCGCCCCgcggctcccagctccgcggcTGTCTGGCTGATGCAATCATGATCATCTCTCGGAGCCTCGGGACCCGGCGCCCTTAATAGCTGCAGAGGGGGTCAGGGGCTCCGGGGCTCCCGAGCAGATGCTGGGCACTGTGTCTTCCCTCCCGGGCGCCCCCTCCACGCCCCACGGCTGCAGAGGGAAGACGGAGTCCGCGCCGAGGTGACGGGCATGTGGAGGTGACCGGGAAGTGTACCCGGGGCAGTGCCCTGAGGTGTCCCCAGGCTGGTCTCGTTGGACTGCTGCAGCCCCCCAGGGGCAGCAAGCTGGAGAATAGGAATAGaactgggggatgggaggggggagaACGAGATAAAGACAGAGACAGGCATTTgtaaagagagacacagagcgcAGAGAGATgtagagggaaggagagacagagagagacacagaaacagaTGCAGAGGGACAAAGCCTGGTAgagggggcggcagagggagagaccgACAGACACAGCCAGAATGATAaggaacagagagacacagacagacacagagacagacacagaaagaccGAGGTAGACAGGGCcggaagaagaaagaagcagaaagaaaggcagccagagactggggcaggcaggggcagagggcagtcTTAGGGCAGAGACCCAGCCCCGGGAGAGGGACAAGCCTGAACCTGTGGTGCCTCCCACAGCTGGCTAGGTGGCAGATCCCTCGTCCCCTCTCCGCGCTTGCCCCCGGCCCCACCTCAAACCAGAAGAGGGGAAGCTGCGGGACCCAATGCCTTGGCGGCGGGAGTGGCAGGAGCGGCAGGCGGGGCTTGGACCGACGCTCCAGGCCCTGACTTAACCTGCCCAAAACTGTGGGGCGCAGAGTCTGCACGACCCGACAGGGGGCGCCCGAGGCATCTCCCCTAAGAGCTTGGGAGCAGCTCAACCTCCAGGGGGCGCCCGCGCCTACAACCCCGGCAGCCAGCTCGCTCCGCCCAGCCCAGCTGCTTTTGACGAGCAGCGCCGCCAGCGCGCGGATTAGTGTCCCGGTGCGATTTAGCGTTCGGAATCTGGTCCCCACGGGACCCCAGCACGCCCCAGGCCACGCCTGATCCGCAGCTAATGACTTCTGCCGTCCCTCACGCGGCTCGGTCAGCGCGGCCTGAGTCTTTCTGATGGGAAAGTGCGGGAAGGTGGGGAGACATGGGATCCGGAACTCACAGAGTTCTGTATCCCACCTCGGCCCCAGAGATCACGATCCAGAGATGGGTGGGGGCTTAGAAGTAGGATCGCAGAATGGCGGGGTCAGGGACTGGCACCAGGAACGGGTGCAGGGTCAAGGAGCCCTGGAGAGGCCAGAGCAGAAGCAATAACGTAATAAGGCGCTTGGAAAGTGGGGGcggaggcccagggcaggaggaaCAGCCGCGGCTCTAGGAAAGGAGCGGCGCGGAGAGTTCGGAACGCGCTAGACCCGGGTCACCAAAAGTCACAAGAAATGGTACAAGAGCCGGGGCGAGGGCGCGAGAACCCAAGGGGGCGCGGCACGGGGGGGCCAGACGTCCCTGCCTGCGTCCGGGCGCCCCAGCTGTGCCATGCAGAGCCAGATGTGCAGCCCAGATGTGCAGCCCCTGGAGCTCGAGCTCCGGGATTGATTTTTAGTCCCGGAGACTGGAGGGCTGGGGGGCACAAGGGCCAGGACATTCCGCTCCCCGGCCGGGTCCTGGAGGTGCGAGTGCTCAGGGAGGGCCGGGCTCTGCGCTGCTCCAGGTTCTGACATCCCGTCAGTTCCCTTCCTCCGCGCCACCCCCCCCAAACGCATCGCTTCGAGTCTCTGTCTCTTTGTTCTCGCCGTGTCTCTGACACTTTATCTCATTATCCGCCGGAGGGAGGCGGAGAGCCTGGGACCCCGCAGCCTAATTACAGCCGCGCTTGTCAgcgcagggggcgggggaggtatCAGCGCGGGGAAAGAGGGGGGAGGCCAAGAAGGGTAGCTTCCTTCCCTCTACACCTCTCCCCGCCCCGCAGGTCCAGTGGTGGGTGCACAACTCACCGCTGTCCATGCCACCACAGGGCTCTGGACCGGAGGAGTGGGGGAGCTCTGCCGGATTCGCCGGCGGCGTGAGAGGGAGGAAGATGAGAGGGCGGAAGTTAGCATGGCGGTGGGGAGAGGTGGTTAGGACTAGGCTCGGTCCCTAGGACCGCAGTTCCCCAACGACGATGGCAGTGAGCCTTCCCACTCCAGCAGCATAGCCGGCACTGAACTTGGCTGCAGAAAGGGAGGCGATTGCTCTGCCCTTCTATCTCCTTGTGTcttgttctctttcctccttcaccATCCTTTCTATCTTTCCTTGACTATTTCCCTTAccccattctcttcctctctatCACAGCCAGAAACAGAGAGCCTCCTTGGGTGGCCCCGGCTTCATCCTGATGGGAGCGAGGCAGCGCAAGCAAGTCTATCAAAACCCCAAACTTAACAACTGACTTACTCTATCCTGAGCCAGGTTTAAAATACACCCAGCTCCGCTGACCTCTAAACACTATTCCAAGCCAACCACAACACAACTCAGAGAACTACCCATGACTAGAGGAGCTGGGGCTGCTTCAGTGCTGTgggtctgtctgtccctctcctcctcccactacACTGTGTAGGGAGACAGAACTAGGGCCTTTGGGAATCGGCCAGCTCCCTGAGGATTAGCTCAAGGGCTGTGCGGGAAGTGCTTCAGATGCCCTCACTGGTCCCTGGCCCCTCCTGGTCCCACCCCTGAACCCTCCACCCCCGCACTTTGCTTGCAAGTCTCTCTGTCTGACTGCCTGTCCCGCAGTGAGTTCTTCTGCCACCTCTGGATCCTCCCTCAATCAGTCTCTTGGTCAAAGCCTGCGTTGCCTCTCTCTCAGACCAGTTCAGAGCCCCAGGTGTGAGGGTGTCCCCTGGACCAGGGTGCGGCCATCAGAAGGAGTGCAAGAGCAGAAAGCCCTCTGCTTGCTGACACTTCTCCCGCTCGGAGCTGGGAACTGCGGGAGGAAGagatgagtgggggtggggtgagcctGCTGAAGCGGGGCCCCGCTGGGCCGGGCTGGGCCGGGCTGGGCTGGACTGACCCCTCCCCAGTCGGGGGCGGGACCCCAGGAGGAGCGAGGGAGCAGAGCCGCCGGGGAGCATCAGACGGCGGAGAGGCACTATGGCGGGAACGAACCTCGGGGCCCGCTTCTACCGGCAGATCAAGAGACATCCCGCAGTGAGTTCGGTCCCCAGAGCCACTGTATCTAACTCCTGATTCTCCCGTTTCCCTGGCGGGCCCCCAAATCTCCCAGTACCCTGCCTCTTGCCCAGTTCCCCCAGTGCTCCTCATCTTTCTCCAGCGTGCCCTCAATCTATCCCTGCAATATGCCCCGTGTCCCTTGAAACCACCTGGGACCCGCTCGCTGTGGGATGAGGGAGACAAGGCTGGAAATGTAGTGTGGGAGGTTCCAGGTCCTCTCTCTCCCAGACGGGAGGGAGTGCCAGActtgggttggggtgggggcgggggcgggtgcTGGCAGAGAAGATTGTAAAGGGCGCTCGGGACTGCAGGGAGGGGGCTGACCGCTAAAGTGCCCTCCGTCTTCTCCGCAGCTCATCCCGATGATCGGCTTCATTGGCCTGGGAATGGGCAGTGCGGCGCTGTACTTGCTGAGACTCGCCCTGCGCAGCCCCGACGTCTGGTAAAGGCCGGGTCTGGGACGCAAGCAGGGGGCCCGGGTGAGGCAAGGAAGGGTAGGAACGCAAGGGCCTCTCAGGAACAGTGCGAACGGGTGGTCTTAGCAGGGATCCCCGGGCAGCGCACCTGAGTGTGCACCGCGCGGCAACTGCAGGCTGCAGCCTGCAGCCCGCTCCTGACCCGGGCGGCGCCGGCCTTCCCCTCCACGCGTCCAACCCACCACTCACTCCTCGGGGCCCCAAACTCAACCCGCTTTGGGCTGCGGAACCCGCGCCGCTCCCGGCCCGGTTGCCATGGCGACGTGCTCGGCCGGCGGGAGGCCTTTAGGTACCTCCACCTCCCCGCCTGAGCGCTGGGGGTGTGGCCCGGTGAGGGGCGAGGGGCGCCTTTGGGGCTGGAGTGGAGCGGAGACTCCCAGCCCCAGCaagggcggcgggggtggggagtgggggtctCTCGGGCCGTGCCAGGAGCACCTCTGGCGTCGGAATTGCAGGCGATCACTGAAACCCCAGCCCCTCAGGATCTCTGCTTCGTTCCCGCCGCTCCGCTCTGGGGGGTGAACCTAGGGAGGCAAGAAGCAGGCGGGAGGCCCTGGGTGGGTTGTCAGTCTGTCACCTGGCCCCATACTGACAGTGGCAACAGCCTTCTGTTTCACTTGTCAGCACCTGCTAACTTGCCCCCACCCCTGTCAGTCTCTGGGAAATAGCCCCCTCTCCAGGATAGGACAggggtgttggggggggcagagaccCTGTCACTTTAGGCCCCAGGGTCCTAGCTTCCAGAGAGGAAACCCTtaccttccccctccctctctgtagCTGGGACAGAAAGAACAACCCAGAGCCCTGGAACCGCCTGAGCCCCAATGACCAATACAAGGTACCTCCTCCATCTGTTCCTCTTGGTCCCAggaccaccctccccacccccaggccatgAAGGGAAGTCTGGGGCACTCAGTGCCCCTTTCCCTCCTATAGTTTCTTGCAGTTTCCACTGACTATAAGAAGCTGAAGAAGGACCGGCCAGACTTCTGAGCTGGCTGGGGTGCCAGCGAGCAGTAAACCACCGTCAGCCAGTCAGCCTGCCCCAGTCAGCCTGCCGACTCATTTCTTCCACTCTCtaacccctgcccccagggcGCCACTCTAGCCACCCTGCCCAGCTGCTGCTTCCACAGGCTTGGTTCCCACAGGAGGGGAGacagctccccacccccttcccttgcTCCCGCAGCGGAAGCGCCTCTGACCCTCAGCTTGAGTCccacgcgggggggggggggcgggggagtggggggagttAGGAGGACAGGCAGTGTGTTGACCCAAAAGGCTCAAgccagcccctctgcccccctaccGGGGCCTTGCAGGGTGTGGCTCAGGCTACGTGTTGAGCGTGGCCAACGTGAGCCAAGAGCAAGCGGAGGCCTCTCGGTGCCAAGTGACGTGGCAGGCCCCGCGTTAGGCCAGGCTCTGGCGCCGCGAAGGGGCGGTGCTGCTCTGGCTCGACTGGGCTCGTCGCTGGCCGCCCTGCCTGCCGCCGCCGGGCCTGCCCTGGATGAGGCACCTTCGCCCCGGAGAAGCGCAGCAAGCGCCTCCCCGTGCCCAAGCCCACTGCTTCCCGGGCCAACAGGCATCCCCTCCCACGGCCTTGCACCTGGGCCTCCCCCTGccattctgcccctcccttgctccccTCAGTCCCCTGGGATCAAACAGAAGCAGCCGTGGGcaaaatacaatttcatttaacaaattgaATTTGCTGCGCCTGCTAATCACGTCTGGTGTTGGCTCTgatcagagacagagaaaggaggctgcggccccggggggggggggagtcctggtggtggtggtggtggtggtggtgggaggggagggaggaacacATTGAGGGAGACAAGTCACCACCTGGCCCAGGGGACCCCTCCCACAGTGAAAGGAGAGCTCAAGGCAGGATAGCATTTTAttagataaaaacagaaaggtgGGTGCCTACCCACCCCTTCCTCTGGCTCACAAGGGCAACTCCCCTCTCTTCAAGTAAGAGCAAGGAGTCTGTAACACTGAGATAATGGGAGAGCTCAGGGCAGAAAGCCCCAGGCTTCCTCCTCCTAAGTCTAGTTACAAAAAGAAATCTTCTCAGCTACAAAGTCCAGGATATAGCTGGGTCTTTCCCAAGGTAAGagcccttccctcctccagcaaaaaatggaaagatagctCTCCTCTCCATTGGCCCCGGGAGACAGAAGGAGAATAAACTTCAGTCTGTGGGCCTCATTTCCTAAGGGCCCTCAGCGCTCATCAAAACCAGGCATGGGGAAGGCCCTGGCAAACTGCTCCACCCGTTGCCTGAGGTCGGCCAGCCGATGACTTGTTTCTGGGTCCTTGAGCAGGAAGGATTTGAAATCCTGGAGTTTGGCTAGAGGGGGATGAGGAAAAGAGCGGTCAGAACTCTATAGAGAAGGCAGTTAgatcagcgggggggggggggggggggggggggggggggagggacggATAGCATATGGCTGGCCCAGCCGGGTTCTTCCCACTCACCAGTCTTGCTCTTCACCTCCAAGCCAATGCTGACACCTTCATCTATAAAGTTCACAACTCTCCGGAAGTCATCCTCACGGAACTGTCGAGAGGTCAAGGCTGGGGcccctgggagagaggcagaagaggatCAGCACAGTCCAAGCCCACCTGGCAGCCATCATTCCTTCCTCAAACCCCAGGTCTCACCGAGCCGCAGGCCCCCGGGTGTGATGGCACTTCGGTCTCCAGGACAGGTGTTCTTGTTGGCTGTGATGGAGACCAGTTCCAGCACCCGCTCAGCCCGAGCTCCATCCAGACCCTTGGGCCGCAGATCCACTAGCACTAGGTGGTTGTCGGTGCCACCTGAGGGGAGGGACAGTCAGCAGAGAGGGGTGAGTTCTAGGCCTCTGTCTGAGGCTACAGAGGCTCTCACCCACCCCCCTGGCTCACCAGACACGAGTGAGTAGCCTCGCTCTAGCAGGGCATCAGCCATGGCCCGAGCATTCTTCAGAACCTGCAGGGCGTACTCGcggaacatgggggtgcaggcCTGGAGATGAAACAGTAGCACCTGGGACCCCAAGCGccaccccctctgcccttccccctccagcACAGTTGTGACTCCAGGCTTGACCCCACCCAGACACTTCCCTTCTATCAGCTCCGATTCACTTAGCAAGGAGCAGGGTCTAAGGCCCCAGGCCAATGCCCCCCCACTGAAAGAGTCAGCTCCCCAACCTGCTTTAGGGCCACAGCCACGGCAGCAATGGCATGGTTGTGGGGCCCCCCCTGCAGGGATGGGAACACAGCAAAGTTGATTCGGTCCTCAAATGTGTAAGGGATCTCCCGGCCAGTCTTGGGGTCCACAGCCCGCGTCCCCTTCCGGTAGAAGATGAGTCCTGACCTACGTGGGAAGTGGATGATTAGAATCTAAGTTGAGAAGAAAGGACGAGGGGTTGGGAAAGCAGAGGAAGCTGGCTGGCCTGGGCCCCCTGTGCTCTCGGGAGTCTACCTCAGTGGGGCCGGTGTGCAGGACTCCAGTGGTCAAGGAGAGCAgcctttcagtcccacccccaaACCCCCTAGCAGGGAACTGCCACCACAGGCAAGACAAGGGGAGTCAGCACAGCCTGCGCAGAAGTCCGCAGGGTTTCAGGTGGGAACGAACTCCTCTCAGATGCAGCCCGACCATGCCCCTGGAATAGGGCGTGAAGGCAGGGAAAGACAAGGCCTGACCTCAGGGGAGCCTGACCTGGCCCCTCGAAGGGTCTTGTGAGTAGTGGTCG
The sequence above is drawn from the Zalophus californianus isolate mZalCal1 chromosome 9, mZalCal1.pri.v2, whole genome shotgun sequence genome and encodes:
- the NDUFA4L2 gene encoding NADH dehydrogenase [ubiquinone] 1 alpha subcomplex subunit 4-like 2, producing the protein MAGTNLGARFYRQIKRHPALIPMIGFIGLGMGSAALYLLRLALRSPDVCWDRKNNPEPWNRLSPNDQYKFLAVSTDYKKLKKDRPDF